In Corythoichthys intestinalis isolate RoL2023-P3 chromosome 4, ASM3026506v1, whole genome shotgun sequence, a genomic segment contains:
- the LOC130915017 gene encoding Friend leukemia integration 1 transcription factor-like isoform X1, with product MDCTIKEALSVVSEDQPIYEPPYNAAMHMKAEMTSPGGFKQSPEHAEPEWQSTAVQKRGEHVNGTNHETPVDCSVTKRSRHMSDDGVPMAYQPSYPEPRVSPPNVTPPSITTTEEKRVIVPADPEMWTQDHVRQWLDWAIKEYVLEEVNVMLFQALDGKALCKLTKEDMMHLTSAYNADILLSHLNYLRQSSPTFSYSTTASTNTPPPPPPPQPRLQVKAESSFDEISRRNSWTTNNMAAVPKGSTMEQQHSRVSEPVSRIGQDPYQTLGPISSRLANPEGQPVRSSKKRTSRQSSYKLTDLSAQRPVGSGQIQLWQFLLELLSDSNNAGIITWEGTNGEFKMTDPDEVAKRWGERKSKPNMNYDKLSRALRYYYDKNIMTKVHGKRYAYKFDFQGISQTHQSHQAADGGGMLKYQTEMSYVQPYHSHQPKMNFMTGHPPPMPVSPGNFFGPPTTYWNSPSSPIYPGTAMNRHPAAHSHLSSYY from the exons GAAGCGCTGTCTGTGGTGAGCGAGGACCAGCCCATATACGAGCCGCCGTACAACGCCGCCATGCACATGAAGGCGGAGATGACGTCGCCGGGCGGATTCAAGCAAAGTCCCGAGCACGCTGAACCTGAATGGCAGTCCACCGCCGTGCAGAAGAGGGGCGAGCACGTCAACGGAACCAA CCACGAAACCCCAGTTGACTGCAGCGTGACAAAACGCTCTCGACACATGAGCGACGACGGCGTCCCCATGGCGTACCAGCCCTCGTACCCGGAGCCTCGTGTCAGCCCCCCCAATGTCACCCCGCCCAGCATTACCACCACGGAGGAGAAGCGCGTCATCGTACCGGCAG ACCCTGAGATGTGGACCCAGGATCATGTGCGTCAGTGGCTGGACTGGGCCATCAAAGAGTATGTCCTGGAGGAAGTGAACGTCATGCTATTCCAAGCACTGGACGGCAAGGCCCTGTGCAAGTTGACCAAAGAGGACATGATGCACCTCACGTCTGCCTACAATGCCGACATCCTGCTCTCGCACCTCAATTACCTCCGGCAGA GTAGTCCAACTTTTTCATACTCTACAACGGCCTCTACCAAtacgccgcctcctccacctccGCCACAGCCTCGACTTCAGGTCAAAGCTG AGAGCAGTTTTGATGAGATCAGCCGCAGAAACAGCTGGACTACcaacaacatggcggccgtgccCAAAG GTTCCACCATGGAGCAGCAACACAGCAGAGTGTCAGAACCAGTGTCAAGAATTGGCCAAG ATCCCTATCAGACATTAGGGCCCATAAGCAGCCGGCTAGCAAACCCAG AAGGCCAACCTGTACGCTCGTCCAAGAAACGAACAAGCAGGCAAAGTTCGTACAAGCTGACTGACCTCAGCGCCCAAAGGCCTGTGG GTTCTGGCCAGATCCAGCTGTGGCAATTCCTACTGGAGCTTCTGTCAGACAGCAACAATGCCGGCATCATCACATGGGAGGGCACCAACGGCGAGTTCAAAATGACCGACCCCGACGAGGTGGCCAAGCGCTGGGGCGAGCGCAAAAGCAAGCCCAACATGAACTACGACAAGTTAAGCCGCGCCTTGCGCTACTACTACGACAAAAACATCATGACCAAAGTGCACGGCAAGCGCTACGCCTACAAGTTTGACTTCCAGGGGATCTCGCAGACGCACCAGAGCCACCAGGCGGCTGACGGCGGCGGCATGCTGAAGTACCAGACGGAGATGTCCTACGTGCAACCGTACCACAGCCACCAGCCCAAAATGAACTTCATGACAGGCCACCCGCCGCCCATGCCCGTGTCACCCGGGAACTTTTTTGGGCCGCCGACCACGTATTGGAACTCGCCAAGCAGTCCCATCTACCCCGGGACGGCTATGAACAGACACCCAGCTGCTCATTCCCACTTGAGCTCGTACTACTGA
- the LOC130915017 gene encoding Friend leukemia integration 1 transcription factor-like isoform X3, giving the protein MDCTIKEALSVVSEDQPIYEPPYNAAMHMKAEMTSPGGFKQSPEHAEPEWQSTAVQKRGEHVNGTNHETPVDCSVTKRSRHMSDDGVPMAYQPSYPEPRVSPPNVTPPSITTTEEKRVIVPADPEMWTQDHVRQWLDWAIKEYVLEEVNVMLFQALDGKALCKLTKEDMMHLTSAYNADILLSHLNYLRQSSPTFSYSTTASTNTPPPPPPPQPRLQVKAESSFDEISRRNSWTTNNMAAVPKGSTMEQQHSRVSEPVSRIGQDPYQTLGPISSRLANPGSGQIQLWQFLLELLSDSNNAGIITWEGTNGEFKMTDPDEVAKRWGERKSKPNMNYDKLSRALRYYYDKNIMTKVHGKRYAYKFDFQGISQTHQSHQAADGGGMLKYQTEMSYVQPYHSHQPKMNFMTGHPPPMPVSPGNFFGPPTTYWNSPSSPIYPGTAMNRHPAAHSHLSSYY; this is encoded by the exons GAAGCGCTGTCTGTGGTGAGCGAGGACCAGCCCATATACGAGCCGCCGTACAACGCCGCCATGCACATGAAGGCGGAGATGACGTCGCCGGGCGGATTCAAGCAAAGTCCCGAGCACGCTGAACCTGAATGGCAGTCCACCGCCGTGCAGAAGAGGGGCGAGCACGTCAACGGAACCAA CCACGAAACCCCAGTTGACTGCAGCGTGACAAAACGCTCTCGACACATGAGCGACGACGGCGTCCCCATGGCGTACCAGCCCTCGTACCCGGAGCCTCGTGTCAGCCCCCCCAATGTCACCCCGCCCAGCATTACCACCACGGAGGAGAAGCGCGTCATCGTACCGGCAG ACCCTGAGATGTGGACCCAGGATCATGTGCGTCAGTGGCTGGACTGGGCCATCAAAGAGTATGTCCTGGAGGAAGTGAACGTCATGCTATTCCAAGCACTGGACGGCAAGGCCCTGTGCAAGTTGACCAAAGAGGACATGATGCACCTCACGTCTGCCTACAATGCCGACATCCTGCTCTCGCACCTCAATTACCTCCGGCAGA GTAGTCCAACTTTTTCATACTCTACAACGGCCTCTACCAAtacgccgcctcctccacctccGCCACAGCCTCGACTTCAGGTCAAAGCTG AGAGCAGTTTTGATGAGATCAGCCGCAGAAACAGCTGGACTACcaacaacatggcggccgtgccCAAAG GTTCCACCATGGAGCAGCAACACAGCAGAGTGTCAGAACCAGTGTCAAGAATTGGCCAAG ATCCCTATCAGACATTAGGGCCCATAAGCAGCCGGCTAGCAAACCCAG GTTCTGGCCAGATCCAGCTGTGGCAATTCCTACTGGAGCTTCTGTCAGACAGCAACAATGCCGGCATCATCACATGGGAGGGCACCAACGGCGAGTTCAAAATGACCGACCCCGACGAGGTGGCCAAGCGCTGGGGCGAGCGCAAAAGCAAGCCCAACATGAACTACGACAAGTTAAGCCGCGCCTTGCGCTACTACTACGACAAAAACATCATGACCAAAGTGCACGGCAAGCGCTACGCCTACAAGTTTGACTTCCAGGGGATCTCGCAGACGCACCAGAGCCACCAGGCGGCTGACGGCGGCGGCATGCTGAAGTACCAGACGGAGATGTCCTACGTGCAACCGTACCACAGCCACCAGCCCAAAATGAACTTCATGACAGGCCACCCGCCGCCCATGCCCGTGTCACCCGGGAACTTTTTTGGGCCGCCGACCACGTATTGGAACTCGCCAAGCAGTCCCATCTACCCCGGGACGGCTATGAACAGACACCCAGCTGCTCATTCCCACTTGAGCTCGTACTACTGA
- the LOC130915017 gene encoding Friend leukemia integration 1 transcription factor-like isoform X2: MEALSVVSEDQPIYEPPYNAAMHMKAEMTSPGGFKQSPEHAEPEWQSTAVQKRGEHVNGTNHETPVDCSVTKRSRHMSDDGVPMAYQPSYPEPRVSPPNVTPPSITTTEEKRVIVPADPEMWTQDHVRQWLDWAIKEYVLEEVNVMLFQALDGKALCKLTKEDMMHLTSAYNADILLSHLNYLRQSSPTFSYSTTASTNTPPPPPPPQPRLQVKAESSFDEISRRNSWTTNNMAAVPKGSTMEQQHSRVSEPVSRIGQDPYQTLGPISSRLANPEGQPVRSSKKRTSRQSSYKLTDLSAQRPVGSGQIQLWQFLLELLSDSNNAGIITWEGTNGEFKMTDPDEVAKRWGERKSKPNMNYDKLSRALRYYYDKNIMTKVHGKRYAYKFDFQGISQTHQSHQAADGGGMLKYQTEMSYVQPYHSHQPKMNFMTGHPPPMPVSPGNFFGPPTTYWNSPSSPIYPGTAMNRHPAAHSHLSSYY; this comes from the exons GAAGCGCTGTCTGTGGTGAGCGAGGACCAGCCCATATACGAGCCGCCGTACAACGCCGCCATGCACATGAAGGCGGAGATGACGTCGCCGGGCGGATTCAAGCAAAGTCCCGAGCACGCTGAACCTGAATGGCAGTCCACCGCCGTGCAGAAGAGGGGCGAGCACGTCAACGGAACCAA CCACGAAACCCCAGTTGACTGCAGCGTGACAAAACGCTCTCGACACATGAGCGACGACGGCGTCCCCATGGCGTACCAGCCCTCGTACCCGGAGCCTCGTGTCAGCCCCCCCAATGTCACCCCGCCCAGCATTACCACCACGGAGGAGAAGCGCGTCATCGTACCGGCAG ACCCTGAGATGTGGACCCAGGATCATGTGCGTCAGTGGCTGGACTGGGCCATCAAAGAGTATGTCCTGGAGGAAGTGAACGTCATGCTATTCCAAGCACTGGACGGCAAGGCCCTGTGCAAGTTGACCAAAGAGGACATGATGCACCTCACGTCTGCCTACAATGCCGACATCCTGCTCTCGCACCTCAATTACCTCCGGCAGA GTAGTCCAACTTTTTCATACTCTACAACGGCCTCTACCAAtacgccgcctcctccacctccGCCACAGCCTCGACTTCAGGTCAAAGCTG AGAGCAGTTTTGATGAGATCAGCCGCAGAAACAGCTGGACTACcaacaacatggcggccgtgccCAAAG GTTCCACCATGGAGCAGCAACACAGCAGAGTGTCAGAACCAGTGTCAAGAATTGGCCAAG ATCCCTATCAGACATTAGGGCCCATAAGCAGCCGGCTAGCAAACCCAG AAGGCCAACCTGTACGCTCGTCCAAGAAACGAACAAGCAGGCAAAGTTCGTACAAGCTGACTGACCTCAGCGCCCAAAGGCCTGTGG GTTCTGGCCAGATCCAGCTGTGGCAATTCCTACTGGAGCTTCTGTCAGACAGCAACAATGCCGGCATCATCACATGGGAGGGCACCAACGGCGAGTTCAAAATGACCGACCCCGACGAGGTGGCCAAGCGCTGGGGCGAGCGCAAAAGCAAGCCCAACATGAACTACGACAAGTTAAGCCGCGCCTTGCGCTACTACTACGACAAAAACATCATGACCAAAGTGCACGGCAAGCGCTACGCCTACAAGTTTGACTTCCAGGGGATCTCGCAGACGCACCAGAGCCACCAGGCGGCTGACGGCGGCGGCATGCTGAAGTACCAGACGGAGATGTCCTACGTGCAACCGTACCACAGCCACCAGCCCAAAATGAACTTCATGACAGGCCACCCGCCGCCCATGCCCGTGTCACCCGGGAACTTTTTTGGGCCGCCGACCACGTATTGGAACTCGCCAAGCAGTCCCATCTACCCCGGGACGGCTATGAACAGACACCCAGCTGCTCATTCCCACTTGAGCTCGTACTACTGA
- the LOC130915017 gene encoding Friend leukemia integration 1 transcription factor-like isoform X4, translating into MNQRLPLWTAPSSHETPVDCSVTKRSRHMSDDGVPMAYQPSYPEPRVSPPNVTPPSITTTEEKRVIVPADPEMWTQDHVRQWLDWAIKEYVLEEVNVMLFQALDGKALCKLTKEDMMHLTSAYNADILLSHLNYLRQSSPTFSYSTTASTNTPPPPPPPQPRLQVKAESSFDEISRRNSWTTNNMAAVPKGSTMEQQHSRVSEPVSRIGQDPYQTLGPISSRLANPEGQPVRSSKKRTSRQSSYKLTDLSAQRPVGSGQIQLWQFLLELLSDSNNAGIITWEGTNGEFKMTDPDEVAKRWGERKSKPNMNYDKLSRALRYYYDKNIMTKVHGKRYAYKFDFQGISQTHQSHQAADGGGMLKYQTEMSYVQPYHSHQPKMNFMTGHPPPMPVSPGNFFGPPTTYWNSPSSPIYPGTAMNRHPAAHSHLSSYY; encoded by the exons CCACGAAACCCCAGTTGACTGCAGCGTGACAAAACGCTCTCGACACATGAGCGACGACGGCGTCCCCATGGCGTACCAGCCCTCGTACCCGGAGCCTCGTGTCAGCCCCCCCAATGTCACCCCGCCCAGCATTACCACCACGGAGGAGAAGCGCGTCATCGTACCGGCAG ACCCTGAGATGTGGACCCAGGATCATGTGCGTCAGTGGCTGGACTGGGCCATCAAAGAGTATGTCCTGGAGGAAGTGAACGTCATGCTATTCCAAGCACTGGACGGCAAGGCCCTGTGCAAGTTGACCAAAGAGGACATGATGCACCTCACGTCTGCCTACAATGCCGACATCCTGCTCTCGCACCTCAATTACCTCCGGCAGA GTAGTCCAACTTTTTCATACTCTACAACGGCCTCTACCAAtacgccgcctcctccacctccGCCACAGCCTCGACTTCAGGTCAAAGCTG AGAGCAGTTTTGATGAGATCAGCCGCAGAAACAGCTGGACTACcaacaacatggcggccgtgccCAAAG GTTCCACCATGGAGCAGCAACACAGCAGAGTGTCAGAACCAGTGTCAAGAATTGGCCAAG ATCCCTATCAGACATTAGGGCCCATAAGCAGCCGGCTAGCAAACCCAG AAGGCCAACCTGTACGCTCGTCCAAGAAACGAACAAGCAGGCAAAGTTCGTACAAGCTGACTGACCTCAGCGCCCAAAGGCCTGTGG GTTCTGGCCAGATCCAGCTGTGGCAATTCCTACTGGAGCTTCTGTCAGACAGCAACAATGCCGGCATCATCACATGGGAGGGCACCAACGGCGAGTTCAAAATGACCGACCCCGACGAGGTGGCCAAGCGCTGGGGCGAGCGCAAAAGCAAGCCCAACATGAACTACGACAAGTTAAGCCGCGCCTTGCGCTACTACTACGACAAAAACATCATGACCAAAGTGCACGGCAAGCGCTACGCCTACAAGTTTGACTTCCAGGGGATCTCGCAGACGCACCAGAGCCACCAGGCGGCTGACGGCGGCGGCATGCTGAAGTACCAGACGGAGATGTCCTACGTGCAACCGTACCACAGCCACCAGCCCAAAATGAACTTCATGACAGGCCACCCGCCGCCCATGCCCGTGTCACCCGGGAACTTTTTTGGGCCGCCGACCACGTATTGGAACTCGCCAAGCAGTCCCATCTACCCCGGGACGGCTATGAACAGACACCCAGCTGCTCATTCCCACTTGAGCTCGTACTACTGA
- the LOC130915017 gene encoding Friend leukemia integration 1 transcription factor-like isoform X5, translating to MDVNFKCHETPVDCSVTKRSRHMSDDGVPMAYQPSYPEPRVSPPNVTPPSITTTEEKRVIVPADPEMWTQDHVRQWLDWAIKEYVLEEVNVMLFQALDGKALCKLTKEDMMHLTSAYNADILLSHLNYLRQSSPTFSYSTTASTNTPPPPPPPQPRLQVKAESSFDEISRRNSWTTNNMAAVPKGSTMEQQHSRVSEPVSRIGQDPYQTLGPISSRLANPEGQPVRSSKKRTSRQSSYKLTDLSAQRPVGSGQIQLWQFLLELLSDSNNAGIITWEGTNGEFKMTDPDEVAKRWGERKSKPNMNYDKLSRALRYYYDKNIMTKVHGKRYAYKFDFQGISQTHQSHQAADGGGMLKYQTEMSYVQPYHSHQPKMNFMTGHPPPMPVSPGNFFGPPTTYWNSPSSPIYPGTAMNRHPAAHSHLSSYY from the exons CCACGAAACCCCAGTTGACTGCAGCGTGACAAAACGCTCTCGACACATGAGCGACGACGGCGTCCCCATGGCGTACCAGCCCTCGTACCCGGAGCCTCGTGTCAGCCCCCCCAATGTCACCCCGCCCAGCATTACCACCACGGAGGAGAAGCGCGTCATCGTACCGGCAG ACCCTGAGATGTGGACCCAGGATCATGTGCGTCAGTGGCTGGACTGGGCCATCAAAGAGTATGTCCTGGAGGAAGTGAACGTCATGCTATTCCAAGCACTGGACGGCAAGGCCCTGTGCAAGTTGACCAAAGAGGACATGATGCACCTCACGTCTGCCTACAATGCCGACATCCTGCTCTCGCACCTCAATTACCTCCGGCAGA GTAGTCCAACTTTTTCATACTCTACAACGGCCTCTACCAAtacgccgcctcctccacctccGCCACAGCCTCGACTTCAGGTCAAAGCTG AGAGCAGTTTTGATGAGATCAGCCGCAGAAACAGCTGGACTACcaacaacatggcggccgtgccCAAAG GTTCCACCATGGAGCAGCAACACAGCAGAGTGTCAGAACCAGTGTCAAGAATTGGCCAAG ATCCCTATCAGACATTAGGGCCCATAAGCAGCCGGCTAGCAAACCCAG AAGGCCAACCTGTACGCTCGTCCAAGAAACGAACAAGCAGGCAAAGTTCGTACAAGCTGACTGACCTCAGCGCCCAAAGGCCTGTGG GTTCTGGCCAGATCCAGCTGTGGCAATTCCTACTGGAGCTTCTGTCAGACAGCAACAATGCCGGCATCATCACATGGGAGGGCACCAACGGCGAGTTCAAAATGACCGACCCCGACGAGGTGGCCAAGCGCTGGGGCGAGCGCAAAAGCAAGCCCAACATGAACTACGACAAGTTAAGCCGCGCCTTGCGCTACTACTACGACAAAAACATCATGACCAAAGTGCACGGCAAGCGCTACGCCTACAAGTTTGACTTCCAGGGGATCTCGCAGACGCACCAGAGCCACCAGGCGGCTGACGGCGGCGGCATGCTGAAGTACCAGACGGAGATGTCCTACGTGCAACCGTACCACAGCCACCAGCCCAAAATGAACTTCATGACAGGCCACCCGCCGCCCATGCCCGTGTCACCCGGGAACTTTTTTGGGCCGCCGACCACGTATTGGAACTCGCCAAGCAGTCCCATCTACCCCGGGACGGCTATGAACAGACACCCAGCTGCTCATTCCCACTTGAGCTCGTACTACTGA